In Miscanthus floridulus cultivar M001 chromosome 19, ASM1932011v1, whole genome shotgun sequence, the DNA window TGTCTTGTCCTTTGCATCTTCAGCCGCCTGACATAATGATATTTATCTGTTTGCAATTCAGGAGGGAGTTTTGAGAAGATCAAATGGCTCCTAAAGGTACACGCCTAACATTGCATATTTCTATGCGTGCCACACTTGATCAATAAATGCCCTGTGTCAACCTTTAAATCACTGTAAATTGAGTGCTCAGTGTTATGCAGTTCCTGTTTCCTTTGCATGTGTGTCACCATTGTTGAATTGTATCAGGTCTTAGTTGGTAATTGTACATTTAGCACTCTGATTTAACCACTACCTGTTCGTTTTACTCATGCCTTGACCAGAACATGGGAATCATCTCAAAAGGGAGTGTATAGAGTTAGCAAACTCTAAACTGCATTGTCTTGTATACAGATGGGGTCTCTAATGCAATCTTATCAATGCATTGGTAGTGTGTCTATTGTTTGATTATCAATATACAGATGGAGAGTAGTCACCATGCTAAACTTCATGAACTATTTCTATTTGATAGGCTTACTGTAAGTATGCATGACCTCACCATTTTATCTAATGGCGTTGTTTGATTAGCCGCTCCTGCCAAGAAGGCTGATGCCAAGGCCCAGGCCTTGAAGGTTGCCAAGGCTGTGAAGTCTGGGGCAGGCAAGAAGAAGACCAAGAAGATCCGCACGTCCGTGACATTTCACCGCCCCAAGACCCTGAAGAAGGCCAGGGACCCGAAGTACCCAAGAATCAGCACCACTGGAAGAAACAAGCTTGATCAGTACCAAATCCTCAAGTACCCCCTCACCACAGAATCGGCAATGAAGAAGATTGAAGATAACAACACTCTGGTCTTCATCGTCGACCTCAAGGCagacaagaagaagatcaaggccgcTGTTAAGAAGATGTATGACATTCAGGCAAAGAAGGTCAACACCCTGATCAGGTTAGCACTTTGCTCCAGTGTTAGTTTTTTCTGCATAATTCGTTATTTTGTGCAACTATGAGTGAATGAGTGATTCTTACTTTGTCTGTGCAGGCCTGATGGGAAGAAGAAGGCTTATGTGAAGCTGACGCCTGACTATGATGCTCTTGATGTGGCCAACAAAATCGGCATCATCTAAGTTACAGGCAACTGGATTCTGCATCTGTGTCCTACTAGTTCTATGTGAGAGTTTTTGTAGCTATTCCTTTCTATGGCCCTCAGTGGCTGCATTACCATGTGTTGATGCACACTTATGAATTTGATATCATCCAAGTGACCGGTTGAGCTAATTTTTGCTTTGTACTTGCTTATACTTCTGAGCATAGCGTCAGATTTTCCTATGTTACTAGTAATTTTTGTTATATTGGGTTGTTTTTTCAACTAAACCTTGTTCTGAACCTCAGACTACATGTGCCTGTATTATTCCATTTTGTACTGGCATTATTCCACTTCTGTATAATAGCTTAATCTGTTGCGGGAACTCGATTGTCCCTGCATGGTTTGTTGGGGGGGCTAATGCCAATTTACCAACACTGTTTACTTGCTATGAGTAATTAACCTGTATATAGATTGTAGCTGTATTTTGTGAAAGCTTGCAAACTCAACCTTTTACAAGGAGAATGCAGAGGCGTACTTCAAGATATCCAAAGTAACTGACTTCAAGATATCCAATAATTtgtgcctatatatatatatatatatatatatatatatatatatatatatatatatatatatatatatatataaacaggcCCTAGGACTCTAGGAGCAGAAGCGTAGAAGCACGAGTGAAGGGAAGTGTAGAAGCACGGGTGCAAAGAAACTACCTGTAGGCGGTGGCCATTAACGGTTCTGTTGTTTCGTCATAGGATACCCCGCATCTCGCGCTGCGGACCCTCGCCCGTGCCTCGTGCCGTGCGTATCTCGCGCCGTGGACCCTCAACCGTGCCTCGCCCCGCTCGCACTCGCGTCTCCCGCCGCGACCATGATCCATCCGCCTGTTGACTCGGGCCACCTAGAGCTCCTTGTCGGCATTAAGCTCCGCGTCAATGAGAGCACATGTTGCAACCTTATGTTTCATGTATCTTAGATGTACGTTGTATATGTTTCATTTGGATGCTGCAAaaatagatctggtgttgcatatgttgtaatgactatacatgtatgttgtaagtgtatgtttaaaatgtttcagttgtttcaaacatatgttgcaagtgctttatCTTGATATTGTATATGTTGCATTGACTATACATGTATATGTTGCGaggtatgttttaaatgtttcagctgtttcaaacgtatgttgcaagtgttttatgtggatgttgcatatgttgcagtgttcATACATATATAATGCAAGCGTATGTtgtaaatatttcatctgtttcggacgcatgttgcaagtgttacatGAGCAGGCGTAGGAGAAGGTGGTCCCCTCGGGCGCAGCGGTCCCCGCTTGCGCGCGAGAAGCGTGGCAGCAGGCGCGGAGGACAAAGCTGTATCCATTGGCATGACAGCAAGCGCGAAGCACGAAGCTACATCCATGGGCGAGCAGCAGGCGCAGAGCACGAGGCGAAGCGGAGCACGAGGCTGCATCCATAGGCAAGTAGTAGACACGGAGCACGAGGCGAAGTGAAGCACGAAGCTGCATCCACAGGCGCCTT includes these proteins:
- the LOC136527929 gene encoding large ribosomal subunit protein uL23-like — its product is MAPKAAPAKKADAKAQALKVAKAVKSGAGKKKTKKIRTSVTFHRPKTLKKARDPKYPRISTTGRNKLDQYQILKYPLTTESAMKKIEDNNTLVFIVDLKADKKKIKAAVKKMYDIQAKKVNTLIRPDGKKKAYVKLTPDYDALDVANKIGII